Genomic window (Kazachstania africana CBS 2517 chromosome 10, complete genome):
CCATTGCATTCTTATTTACCCCTGCAACTACAGTTTTACCTGGTTggtttttgaaaaaaagagctCTAGCAACTGGTATTTCTTTGTTTGGTACAGGCGCTGGTGGTGTCACATAtgcattatcttcaaaCAAACTGATTCAACAATATGGTAACACAGACTGGTGTTTCCGTATGTTAGCTATTTGTACTACTACATGTGCAATTATCGCAACAATTTTGATTAGACAACGTAAACCAGTGAAACCTGTAGGCCTTTCTAAAACTGCCATGattgatgaattcaaatatcttttcCAGTGGAGAGTCATGAAACAGCCTATGGTTATACTCATCGCATTATGGTTCGCTCTAGCTCTGTTTGCATAtaatttaatgatttttaCTTTGTCATCATATGCCAGAGCTCGTGGATTATCTGCTCATCAAGCTACTTCTTTGACAGCCATTTTGAATGGTTCTCAAGCTCTGGGTAGACCAATTATGGGTCTGTCAGGTGACAGGTTAGGAAGAACAAACGTTACAATTGTTCTCACCTGTCTTCTAACCATTTATATGTTTGCATTTTGGATTCCAGCATCTACCTACGTccaattgattttcttctcCATCCTAGTCGGTGTATGTGTTGGTGTTGCTAACGTTATGAGTACCGTTTTAACCGCAGATTTGGTTCCACAGGATGATTTCCTTGCTGCTTGGTGTTTCGTCAACTACTTTTGCGCACCGCTATTATTAGTCTGTGAAGTCATTGCACAAGCTTTAACCACTAATGACAAACACAATCCATATTTACACACACAAATATTTGCTGGTTGTTGTTTTTTCGGTGCCCTTTTACTAGTCATGGCCCTTAGGGAACGTGCTGTGTATACGAAACTATCAGCACGTCAAAAGGCTACTCTCGAGAGGTTGTCTGATAGAAATGATTCTGATTCCattgaagaagacgaagaaaTAGATTGGGACCTATTAGAGAAAAGGAAACTGAAATATGACTTTTTGTTGGGTGCAGGTGTTCAAAGATATTTTGCCAGGTTATGCTACCCTATGAAAGTCTAAAGATGTCGATGACATTAAAATTCGCATTTTGTTGTCTCAACTTTACGCTTTTCAttgtttttattattttatcatcatttgcATTTTGGTTTTAATAGTTAaaacttttattttattcttcCCTTAGACACTAACATATTTTAATCATATACAATTTTTAGTTTAATTACATAATTCACGTAGCTTTTTCAAAGAGGCTGATAATATCatgaaatataatataactttcttttttatgAATTATATAGAAGTGGGTATTGAGTAATATTACAAATGCAAACTAGCGCAGCATTCTTGCGAATCTATTTAAACtctcatcattatcatttttcaaatcatatATGAAATAATAGGCAAAATGCTCAAAGTTTTTATGacaattgatcaattcGGTTGAGATAGAGTTGAATTGGGCGATTAAATCATTTAACTCctcattattttgtaaattcaGCTGTAATAATATAGAATGTGCAATGCTATTAAGGTTGGAGTAAGAAAGAATAAagtttgaaatttcatgcAAAATAATGAGGACTGTTTTGGCATATGACTGCCCTGTCTTGAAACCACGAGTATCTGATGAGAGTAATCTATGTGATAATATGTTGTTCAAAAAAGTATTATGCGTTTCTTCTATTTGATCGATATTGAGATATTCCTCCTCATCTAAACTTGTGTACTTCCTTGTAATTGAAGAATCATTGCTAAAAGTATTGGATATGACGTTTTTATTGGGCCTTAGCATGTACTTCAGTACAACCAACCCAGTAGATGTCTTTGTAGTCTCCATAGAAGCCTTACCTTTATATTTCTCACTTAGTTTAAGTTTTTCATCCAAGTCATCAAAGGCTTTTTCTATAATAAAGAGAAGATAATACGATTCTATCTTATAATTGAATTGTTGTAATTGTGATCTTAATATGGAGAATTTCGATAACTTAAGAAGCAAATCTCTCGCAAGGGGACTATGTAGAGAAAACTTTTTAAAGGATCTTATCAGTTCTTTTGACCTTAACATTTCGTTGTTgtaaaagaaatcatttcttttaaatttccacaaaaaattgaatattctCAGATACTCTTTCCTCCCAGTGTCACGGTTAACGTTCAGCACCACAGATAAAGGTTCGTGTACAATGTATTCTAGTGTGAAAACATCCCATCCCAAAGATCCATGTGTTAAATTTAAGACTCTTGCATCCAGTCTGTTTATTAAGGAGTTATTATCGGAGCGATTTATCCAATTTCTGAATGATGATTGTTGTACAGCATCTTGTAGAATTCTAGATGAAGTGTAGCTAGTTAAAGCAGAAGAGGGCTCATTTAATATATCTTTTCCTTTCAATATAATCATATCAATAAGATCATTCTTACCcattaaaagaatatttttcagcaTGTGAATCGTTTCTgtgaaataaaatttctttcgAAGGATTTCATTTGTAAACCTGACGACTTCGGTATATTGTTCCCTAATTATGGTATAGAATTCTGGGATGAAGTCAGGTGATGATAAGTTTTGGTATTTTAAACTGTATCTTTTCGTGAAATCATTAGACCATTGTAATTCATTACAGTATTTTGTGATAAAGATGTATGTTTTACCTATCATGTAAACTTTTCTGGTCATTTCAATAGGAAAGAACGATAAGTTTTTACTTTCAACAAGTTTGTATGGAATGTAAGTGTTGGTGgaattttcttcctctgtcactttttcaataaaaaattcattgaaagttGTTGTCTCTAATTTACCCAAAAGCAACCAACTAGTCAAATACTCAAAATACAATGACAAAAGAGATTCGTACAGATTTTTAGAGACAGCTCTTATGGAGGGATCTCCATGTGACTTGTTTGAATAGAAGTTTGACAAATACTTGTCACCTGTTatgttttcaaattggttGAGGGTTCTATAATATAATCTGAGTGTATTGATGGATTCAGACAGCTCTAAATATAACGCTTTCAATGTTGTGGCTTTCCCTGAGTTAAATAATGTATTAATGAATCCAGTataattattcaaatttttttctacttCCATGAGCAAAGCTTTTTTCATTGGTGATATTTGATCAATATCTTTCCtgtaattttcaatatcttggCTCAATGACTTATAGATTAGACCAGCTTCGAAAATCAAATGTAAAATTCCACTATCAGCATTCGGAATGTTATAAGGTATCTTTATAGagtcattttcaaaaggaAACATGTCAGATTCTATACCCAAAAGTGTATATGAGATGTTTCTCAAGATTTCTTCCTCAGGTACCATTTTTCTGTAGAAAGGAACTACCAGATTCCTCAATGGTTGtccattattatttatgtGGTTTCCACGATGATTTGTGTAGTGTGAAGATACCATGGATCTCCTATCAGATAATCTGTCCATAGTTTCGAATGAATCTGAAAATATGCTCGGTACTCCAATAGGGACATTAAAGTCATTATAGGAATCTAAATTATCCTTATTTAGAAAGTAAGAGTTGGGTCTTTGATATAAGTTCCTTGGGGATTGTAAGAGTTCTTGCAATTTAACGTAGGCTGTCGAAAGATACCGATCCATTTCCTCTGTATCACGTAGTTGCGCTGCACGAAATATTGTATCTTCAAATCTGTCCCATAAACTTTCACTTTGCGGATTTAGAGGTATAagtctttttattttgtatAGTAGGGATTCTAACTGAGCGATAGTTCGTGTTGGAGATTGTAACATTTGAAGGAGCTCATTGGAAACCAGACGCAATTGGTCATCTGCTATACTTTGCGGAGCCACTAATTCCATCATGAAATACAGCTTATCCTTCAAACTCATAGCcgaaaaaaagaagtttATGTCCCTACCAGCTGTGAAGTATGGAGTGCAATGAAATATGAATTTCTCTTTCGAAACACTCTTTCTTGAAGATACCTTCAATTTGCCAACTTCATCTATCGATACATGTATTTGTTTACTTTCTTCGGGAAACGCCAAAATCTCTTATGTACGCCATTACCCGGAAACACGATCTTGTACTACTAAGCTTTAATAATGGCAAGCTACCAGGACACTTCAGTTCAGAATGCTGAGGTTCGCTAGTTATTGAAGAGCTATATATAGTCTATTGATATACAACATTCCCTACTTCTTTTCTGATTAAATCAGACGCAGAGGTTGAGCGTTTGCTGTAGCCGAGATCTTCCATGGACAGCTCGTAATGATTGAAATTATAGAATTGAACCAACGCCCTTAGTGCAATCTCTTGTCCACACGCATCGTTCAGTTCACGTGGTATATCCTTACCTGTAACCCAATTATCCAtcaattccaatttttcataaagATAAACACCTGAAATCAAATCCATATGTTCCGATTTCCACTTCTTATTCTTAAAAGGGGTCAATTCTTTGACTATCTTCAACATAGGATGATAGATATCTAGGTTAAAGATCCTATAGtactttttgaaaagaaatcCGATAGAGAGCGGCAGGGTTTTCAATCTGTGTATCTTATTTCCCGTTATCTTCCTGAGAATTTTAAGACTGTATgcaaatgaagaaagtatGTGATTGCTAGAAGTTAATGGAGGAGAAGAGATGGATCCTTTGTATGTGGCATTGAATTTAGCGCACTCAGTCCAACATGAATGGTTTACCGTGATGGTCTTATTGAAGACTCGATCCACATACCCTTCTGAGTACTTGGCTAGTAGAGATGTGCATATGTTGACATAACGAGAGTCGTATATTAAAATGGAGAGTTGCTCAAACTTTAATATatgattcaatttcaacCACTTTAATAGTAGATATAATGTGCCCGCAGATGCCCTGAGTGACAATTCTTTGGCTCTCATTATTTCCAATTGTGGTTTTAATGACTCTATAGATGCCTCTAATAGTTCTGTTCGATCTTCATTAAGAGCTTCATCGTTTAACTTGTAATCGATATTGCTCAAATTTGATTCCATagtttgaagaagaacGAAGATTAGAGAATTGAGGCTTGGTAAGCAATTCTGGTAAAAAGAACCAATTCGTTTCATAATTTGCAAATATTCCACCtctttatcatcttcaatagaCAAATAAGATTTAGTTTTAGCCTCATTCCTAGACCATCCACGCTCTTTCAACATGAATATATCTCGTTCCTCCCAAAGTTGCTTTGTACTTAATTTAATCTCTAAATTTTCAGCCAAGATCTTAGAGGCTTCTTCAACACTATACGGGACAAAaacatcattatttttattttttgcaTCAGATTTTAAATTATCTTGGTCAGTAGATGGAAACTTTTCACtcaaatcatcatcttcttcatcatctgaaGGATAAAGATAAGGGTATGCCATATTTGTTTGGAAAGATTTTCGTGCCTTTAAAGAACTTTCACCAAAGGTGCCACGACCGGCTAAATCTGGCGATTGTGGTGGAGATGGGGCTGGCGTCGCAATATGTACCTCCGGGATAGCCAAAGTTAGGTTCATGGAACTTTTGGATTTCGACCTAGGAAtctcaagaaattgagatAATGAGTTTGAATTATCACCTTGCCTGGGTAAATCTTGTTCTGGTAACTCATATTCTGGAAACCTTGACCTGATGTCCTCTCTAAATGCTAGATATTGTAATGGAGAAACTGATAGGTTTGCATTAAAACGGCTATCCTTGGAGTAAATCAGATTGTTATGACTGTATACGCTAGCTTTTGTGCGATTGTAAACCTTTTCATCTCCAAATTGCAGAAGAAGTAACTTAAACAGTAATGAGATCATGTTCCTAATTCGCATTGATAGCCTGCTATGCCAACGCCATTGTTCTATGTACTTTACTAAAAAggataaaatttcagatcGTTCAAAGGCCCCGATAATTTTGTCAACTTCAGTTTTTTTGGTATCTCTCTTTTCTATTGCAACAGTGGTAACAAAATAAAGTATTGTACTTGAATAATAGAATAAAGTTGTGTTTCTTTTCAGGTTAGTCTCGTCATCTTTGCAGGCCATAGCAAGTTCTTTAAAAGTTTCGATAATTGCATCTAAATTATCGCAAAGGAGTAAATTGTTACGTCGTATGTAAGATAACTGTTCAACCATATTATTGCAAGATGCAAAAGTTCCCATCGAGATGTAAGCTAAGGATAAAAGGCTTGATGACTGTTCATTGGATAAGTTTTTTATTAGATTGTCAATTTGTAACTTTGCATAAGTcatattattcaaaaactcTTCCACATTTCCACCCATATGTTCAAATTCTGTTTTAATTTCTGAAAAGTAGGTATAATCGGATGAAGTGAACCATTCAGGTAGTTCGTCCTGTAAGTTACGGAAGTATTTCAATGACCAAGAGAGTTGAGATTTTGATGTAGAAGTAGTGCTTGCATCCGTATCTAGTTCAGCGAGGCGTTTTTCAAGTTTCTTCTGGAAATCTTCACCCATAGGTATGTTGTAGTCCTCTGGATGTGATTCTTGCTCCTTCTGATTTTGATTAGACCTATCTCGAAAGAGTCTTTTtatgtcattttttttgatattattatgatTTGTCGTAACAGGTTTTGATGGCTTAGTTTTAGAAATATCGTTCATAGAAATTGGACCGTCAATTTCGTCCACATTCGCAAACtcctcatcttcttcatcttcatctcCACTGAGGTCCTGTTGATCAGCatcctcttcttccatGTGTTCAGGAGATTGTGGTATCTGAGAAATTGGACCCCTACCCAGCTCGTTTTCAATGCTGTTCATGCCCTTTTCCCTCATGTTATAACTCATTGGCTCGGGACTTAAAAAACGAGGTGATAATCTATCATTTTTCGATATTTCATCCTTGAGCCCAAGAACTGGGCTACTCACtccaattttcaatttgttccTCAACATACTGTCTAAATCCTGCAAAAGATGTGTCTGCTCTTGTCTCTGTTCCTttgcttcttcatcatcatcatcatcatcatcatcatcttgtTCGCCATTGTAGGCATCTCTTCGACCGGGCCTCGATATATCTGCATTGGTGTCATCAGCGAATTTCGGCACTCTTTTCTTACCGTTTGTACGTGTCTCCAGACTTTCCAGAGACCCAGATCGAGCTACTGGTTCTATAGAAATCGATCTGTGATTACCTGCATTGTTGTAATTCATATTACTTTGGTAACTTCACTTATGAGACAGCTAAAATCCCCCCGGAAAAGATTAAATAAGCTAAATTCAGTCCCCTCTTTAATGATGACCTTTATTTCAGTCCTCCTCCGCTTCTTGTTGCTGATTTCTTCCTTTAAGATAGGTGTGTGCAACCTTAAGTTTTCtgaaatttgatcaaagcTGATTTTTCTACCGAGATACTACAACATcgatcttttgaaaaaagatcgATGTAACATATTATAAGACGATTGAACTGTTGTGAGTAGCCACACCTTTTATTAGTGTTTACGAACAGTGAATTTGGTGAGATTATTGCTGATTAGAGGCCAGAATACGAATGAGCATTAGTTTAGAGCAAGTAATTGGTTTCAGAGTGAAGATAACTAATGTTTTAGACGAAGTTACAGAAGGTAAAATATATTCGTTTAACTCTTCTAATAACACGATAACTCTGCAGACTACGCCGATATCAAGGAAGAAAACTCAACATTCCAATCTACATGACTTCAAGATCATTAAGTGCTCTTTTATCAAGGATTTGACTGTCTTGAACACCGAAAAGCCTTCGTTCAATCTGTTTAGAAAACAGTTTATTAAACCTTCTTTCACTAACGTTGAGAGGATCGAGGCAATGTTAAGAGATAGCCTCAATGGCGCAAATAAAACAGCTAGTAATAGTAGTAAAGTATCTCCTGAATGTCAGATGATACTATCTGCAATTAAAAAAACGATATCTGGCACAAGACTGGATGAAGAGGGCAATATTATTGTTCTTGATGCCTTAAAAATCATTTCTCCATACAAACCTGAAAATATTgtgaaattgaataagCATTTAGATGACGACTCACTTTTTTTAgtagaaaaaattgtagGAGCTACCTGGAACAGACATCACCATACTTATGACAAAAACGAGGAAGATGGTAGAAAAGGTGGTTAATAATACATACGTACACGTCGATATAATAGAAGTATATAAAAGTTCATAGCTTGCGTACAACAATTTGAACTGTATCAAATACCTTTATTCCTTTATATGGACCACCCATTGGGCCATCTAATTTATCCCatgataaatttatttggTAGTTACGCTTATCTTCACAATGAGAGTcctctttttcaatgaaacgCATAAATTCGAGGTAAAAATTCAGCCAGCATTTAGCATATACAACTTCTTTTCCAACAATCTTGGTGATTTTACTATCGATTAAAAGTATACCGAATTCTAAtttaatatcatcattgtATTCGATAATAGCATTTTCAGAATGATTGATATTTCGAGATAGTAAatcattgatattaaaattaaGCATTTCAATCAATCCATCtctatttttattgtaacatttgaattttatcttgGGACAATACGATTTGGGAAGTAACTCAAAGAATGGAGAGACAAAATGAATactcaaaatttcatatcGATGTTTATTGAATCTCAAGACTTCTTTCTGCGCTGCTGCGTCTAGAGATAAGAACAGCTCGTGATATTTCAAGTATCGCAATTGCGACCTAATTGTCACACCTTTGCTCACTCCAGGTTTAAATCTACTattcataaaatttctaCAACTATCTTCGACTGAGTAGTGCGaatatttcatcatatATGCAACAGATATGGTTCCGCATCTGCCTTTACCCATTTTACAATGTAAAATTGCCACATTTTTATCGTTTCTCATTAGATATCTGTGTATATCGTCAATGATTTCTTGAAGTAGATAAAATGGTGGAGATGAATGGTCTAGCCATCCAATACGCTTTGGAAATTTGCCTGAAAAATCGTGAACGGTTGAGGCTACATTTTCCATCGTCTGGTAATTTAATGGATCAAGCGTGTTGGTATGTTTTGATGTTAGGTAGTAAAACTCTTTGTCAGAATAATCTAAAACGCTCTTTTCAACTTTAAAGTTGTataatttccaattttttggaCCATGGTTTACATTCATGAACTCAATTAGATCCATTAAGTTGTTTCTATAAATCAGTTTGGGATATTTAACCACTGGATATGAAcaaacaatcaaatttggtaaaatGTATGAAATATCCAATTCAAAGCccaaatcatttttatatttatttattggagaggaaatcaaagattttaaaaaCGTTCCAGCAAATAATGGCCTCTTATCGTCAAATCTGTTCATATCTGGCCATTCACTGGAAGTGCCATGTACTGAGGATAGTGGTCCTTGGATTATTAAAATATGCGACAAGACCTTTTACTTTGTGACATTAGTACCATGAAAATTCTATAGTGGTCACAAATCAGATACACGCGATACAAGTTCATTGCAAACCCACTCTAAAGAAGTCTGTATGGGGGTTGTATCGTCATTATTGAACGCTAGAATACCATCTGCAGTAGCTGGGTTTAATGCGGCTTCCACATCgttgttgatgaaaaattgctGATGCGCTTCTTTATAACCATGGTAGacaaattcatcaaaatagTATGGAGGATCTGTCCAGAATGAATCCAGAGTTTGATAGCCTTTTCTAGAGGCTCTCCTTCTCTTCAGGACATCGTAGGAAGCTCTTATCAAAAGTTTTagatcaaattttgatctgACAGATGCATGATTGAATAGCATGAATCCATCAACAATTACAATTTTGTAGTTCTTGGAAACCATCTTACGGTACTTCTCTTTCAAAGAACCAAGAAAGTCAGCctcaatttgaaatttgctTGGATCATCCACATTGTTATTatgaatcaattttaagGATACCGATCCCGTTCTCTTGATACTgtctaattctttttcaaaggCATCAAAATCCAATGCACCAGCACAGTCCCAATCCTGAATACCGTATTTATCATTCATGGGAATCGCTTCGTCGTGTTTATAGAAATCATCCTGATGGATCAAGACACAGTCAGGTATCAAAGTGGCTGTTAATTTTGCAATTGTAGTCTTCCCACTAGAAGAACACCCTCCTAAAGCAACCAATATCACTTTCTGATCAGGCATACTATACTAGTTCTCGAACAAATTGCGTGAATCCTCTTCTATCAATGACCAGCTCCAGCAATAGCTGCGATTAACTCTTTCATCTGAAAATTGAATACTTCTTTTAGAATGTGAAAAGTTCTCGAAGATTATGCCGAATATCAATTatcaactttgaaaaaaaagagacgTCCAGAAGTTTACGTAAAGAAGTTAAAGTATATAGCATCGGACTGAGAGAGCAAGCCAGTAGGAATAATGGGTTTCTTCATACCACAACAGAACctcaataatttgaaacaCTACAAGTATGTTTTTTTGTGGGCAAGACCACAATCGTTACTGTTATGATCATTACTAACCATAAGAACCTTAAATTAGATATCAAAGTGAAGACCATTCGCTGCTGAGTAATAGTATCCTAAGACCCTTTTGGAGAAAATTTGCTAAGATATTCCCCTTATGGATGGCACCAAATCTGGTCACTTTATCTGGGTTAggattcattattatcaatgTGCTTACCGTACTATATTATGATCCATTTCTAAATCAGAGTTCTCCACGTTGGACCTATTTGTCCTATGCAGTAGGTTTATTCCTTTATCAGACATTTGACGCATGCGATGGTATTCATGCACGTCAGACGGGGCAATCGGGTCCATTAGGTGAGTTGTTTGATCACTGCATTGACTCCATTAATACAACCTTGTCTCTATTTCCCTTCTGTTCATGTATCGGTATGGGATATGGCGTCACTTTTGTTTTAGTTCAGTTCATGTGTCTTTGTAACTTTTACCTAAGTACATGGGAAGAGTATCACACTCATAAGTTATATTTAAGTGAATTTTGTGGCCCCGTCGAAGGTATTATAATGGTTGTTATCTTGTTCCTTCTATCTGCCATATTAGGGCCACAAACCGTATGGcatacaaaattatttgatctCAAAGTAAACGAGACAACTGCATTTAGCATTGAGACCTACCATGTCATGTTGATTTCTTCTGGAGTAGCATTGTtgttcaatattttcacaGCCACCAAGAATGTTAGTGATTATTACATGGAACATAACAAAGCTCTTGAATCAAATGGTagaaatgaaaaggaaTCTGTAGAGGATGATATTGCAAAGGCTTTGGATGGATTAACCCCATTCTTCCTTTACTTCATTTCAGTTTTCTCTTTAGTTCTAGTTGAATCTAGTTTTGTCTCATTATCCTTCATCCTGTCCATTGGTCTTAGCGTTGCATTTGTAGTAGGAAGAATCATAGTGGGCCACTTAACTATGCAATCATTTCCAATGGTTAACCCCCCAATGGTGGTTCCATCCGTTCAATTAGTATTATATTTGATCCTAGTCAAATTCATGGATTACGATAAGTTGGAGGTGATATTTAGTCTATGTTGGTTAGGATTTGGTTTCAGCTTAGGGATTCATTTCATGtttatcaatgaaattctCTACGAGTTCACAAATTACTTGGACGTCTACGCATTATCTATAAAGCATCCAAAGAAATTGTAAGGTTTTTTCTGTAGTAAATGCTATACTATCATATAAATtgttaaaaaaaaacttgc
Coding sequences:
- the LSM12 gene encoding Lsm12p (similar to Saccharomyces cerevisiae LSM12 (YHR121W); ancestral locus Anc_2.142), with translation MSISLEQVIGFRVKITNVLDEVTEGKIYSFNSSNNTITLQTTPISRKKTQHSNLHDFKIIKCSFIKDLTVLNTEKPSFNLFRKQFIKPSFTNVERIEAMLRDSLNGANKTASNSSKVSPECQMILSAIKKTISGTRLDEEGNIIVLDALKIISPYKPENIVKLNKHLDDDSLFLVEKIVGATWNRHHHTYDKNEEDGRKGG
- the NRK1 gene encoding ribosylnicotinamide kinase (similar to Saccharomyces cerevisiae NRK1 (YNL129W); ancestral locus Anc_2.140) — translated: MPDQKVILVALGGCSSSGKTTIAKLTATLIPDCVLIHQDDFYKHDEAIPMNDKYGIQDWDCAGALDFDAFEKELDSIKRTGSVSLKLIHNNNVDDPSKFQIEADFLGSLKEKYRKMVSKNYKIVIVDGFMLFNHASVRSKFDLKLLIRASYDVLKRRRASRKGYQTLDSFWTDPPYYFDEFVYHGYKEAHQQFFINNDVEAALNPATADGILAFNNDDTTPIQTSLEWVCNELVSRVSDL
- the TEP1 gene encoding putative phosphatidylinositol-3,4,5-trisphosphate 3-phosphatase (similar to Saccharomyces cerevisiae TEP1 (YNL128W); ancestral locus Anc_2.141) translates to MNRFDDKRPLFAGTFLKSLISSPINKYKNDLGFELDISYILPNLIVCSYPVVKYPKLIYRNNLMDLIEFMNVNHGPKNWKLYNFKVEKSVLDYSDKEFYYLTSKHTNTLDPLNYQTMENVASTVHDFSGKFPKRIGWLDHSSPPFYLLQEIIDDIHRYLMRNDKNVAILHCKMGKGRCGTISVAYMMKYSHYSVEDSCRNFMNSRFKPGVSKGVTIRSQLRYLKYHELFLSLDAAAQKEVLRFNKHRYEILSIHFVSPFFELLPKSYCPKIKFKCYNKNRDGLIEMLNFNINDLLSRNINHSENAIIEYNDDIKLEFGILLIDSKITKIVGKEVVYAKCWLNFYLEFMRFIEKEDSHCEDKRNYQINLSWDKLDGPMGGPYKGIKVFDTVQIVVRKL
- the KAFR0J02130 gene encoding MCT family MFS transporter (similar to Saccharomyces cerevisiae ESBP6 (YNL125C); ancestral locus Anc_2.145) is translated as MSSRSSIHSSVTSISDEVDSLESHQFQPARSMDNIRPITPNSTGSTGSLQSKAPSLAKTISKRFNELKEAVRDDNQQTDDKYENLEDILVSRFDVGDAIRLRENERELQNEALDSNEPSSEFPSTKEEPQTDSDLEKTSNDLSQLGETIKKVYTNISTGKVELPPDKGYAWVVVFSVWLVMFNTWGCNSAFGIFLSHYLSSDTYPGASKYDYALIAGLTAALGQGLAPIAMYFVRIFGMKPVMGVGTIFLLAGFLLASFNNKLWQLYCCQGLLVGASIAFLFTPATTVLPGWFLKKRALATGISLFGTGAGGVTYALSSNKLIQQYGNTDWCFRMLAICTTTCAIIATILIRQRKPVKPVGLSKTAMIDEFKYLFQWRVMKQPMVILIALWFALALFAYNLMIFTLSSYARARGLSAHQATSLTAILNGSQALGRPIMGLSGDRLGRTNVTIVLTCLLTIYMFAFWIPASTYVQLIFFSILVGVCVGVANVMSTVLTADLVPQDDFLAAWCFVNYFCAPLLLVCEVIAQALTTNDKHNPYLHTQIFAGCCFFGALLLVMALRERAVYTKLSARQKATLERLSDRNDSDSIEEDEEIDWDLLEKRKLKYDFLLGAGVQRYFARLCYPMKV
- the FAR11 gene encoding Far11p (similar to Saccharomyces cerevisiae FAR11 (YNL127W); ancestral locus Anc_2.143), producing the protein MNYNNAGNHRSISIEPVARSGSLESLETRTNGKKRVPKFADDTNADISRPGRRDAYNGEQDDDDDDDDDEEAKEQRQEQTHLLQDLDSMLRNKLKIGVSSPVLGLKDEISKNDRLSPRFLSPEPMSYNMREKGMNSIENELGRGPISQIPQSPEHMEEEDADQQDLSGDEDEEDEEFANVDEIDGPISMNDISKTKPSKPVTTNHNNIKKNDIKRLFRDRSNQNQKEQESHPEDYNIPMGEDFQKKLEKRLAELDTDASTTSTSKSQLSWSLKYFRNLQDELPEWFTSSDYTYFSEIKTEFEHMGGNVEEFLNNMTYAKLQIDNLIKNLSNEQSSSLLSLAYISMGTFASCNNMVEQLSYIRRNNLLLCDNLDAIIETFKELAMACKDDETNLKRNTTLFYYSSTILYFVTTVAIEKRDTKKTEVDKIIGAFERSEILSFLVKYIEQWRWHSRLSMRIRNMISLLFKLLLLQFGDEKVYNRTKASVYSHNNLIYSKDSRFNANLSVSPLQYLAFREDIRSRFPEYELPEQDLPRQGDNSNSLSQFLEIPRSKSKSSMNLTLAIPEVHIATPAPSPPQSPDLAGRGTFGESSLKARKSFQTNMAYPYLYPSDDEEDDDLSEKFPSTDQDNLKSDAKNKNNDVFVPYSVEEASKILAENLEIKLSTKQLWEERDIFMLKERGWSRNEAKTKSYLSIEDDKEVEYLQIMKRIGSFYQNCLPSLNSLIFVLLQTMESNLSNIDYKLNDEALNEDRTELLEASIESLKPQLEIMRAKELSLRASAGTLYLLLKWLKLNHILKFEQLSILIYDSRYVNICTSLLAKYSEGYVDRVFNKTITVNHSCWTECAKFNATYKGSISSPPLTSSNHILSSFAYSLKILRKITGNKIHRLKTLPLSIGFLFKKYYRIFNLDIYHPMLKIVKELTPFKNKKWKSEHMDLISGVYLYEKLELMDNWVTGKDIPRELNDACGQEIALRALVQFYNFNHYELSMEDLGYSKRSTSASDLIRKEVGNVVYQ
- the SPC98 gene encoding Spc98p (similar to Saccharomyces cerevisiae SPC98 (YNL126W); ancestral locus Anc_2.144) — protein: MSLKDKLYFMMELVAPQSIADDQLRLVSNELLQMLQSPTRTIAQLESLLYKIKRLIPLNPQSESLWDRFEDTIFRAAQLRDTEEMDRYLSTAYVKLQELLQSPRNLYQRPNSYFLNKDNLDSYNDFNVPIGVPSIFSDSFETMDRLSDRRSMVSSHYTNHRGNHINNNGQPLRNLVVPFYRKMVPEEEILRNISYTLLGIESDMFPFENDSIKIPYNIPNADSGILHLIFEAGLIYKSLSQDIENYRKDIDQISPMKKALLMEVEKNLNNYTGFINTLFNSGKATTLKALYLELSESINTLRLYYRTLNQFENITGDKYLSNFYSNKSHGDPSIRAVSKNLYESLLSLYFEYLTSWLLLGKLETTTFNEFFIEKVTEEENSTNTYIPYKLVESKNLSFFPIEMTRKVYMIGKTYIFITKYCNELQWSNDFTKRYSLKYQNLSSPDFIPEFYTIIREQYTEVVRFTNEILRKKFYFTETIHMLKNILLMGKNDLIDMIILKGKDILNEPSSALTSYTSSRILQDAVQQSSFRNWINRSDNNSLINRLDARVLNLTHGSLGWDVFTLEYIVHEPLSVVLNVNRDTGRKEYLRIFNFLWKFKRNDFFYNNEMLRSKELIRSFKKFSLHSPLARDLLLKLSKFSILRSQLQQFNYKIESYYLLFIIEKAFDDLDEKLKLSEKYKGKASMETTKTSTGLVVLKYMLRPNKNVISNTFSNDSSITRKYTSLDEEEYLNIDQIEETHNTFLNNILSHRLLSSDTRGFKTGQSYAKTVLIILHEISNFILSYSNLNSIAHSILLQLNLQNNEELNDLIAQFNSISTELINCHKNFEHFAYYFIYDLKNDNDESLNRFARMLR